The genomic stretch ACTGGAGTCTGTCATGGGGGCGTTGTCTGTTACTGGAGTCTGTCATGGGGGTGTTGTCTGTTACTGGTGTCTATTATGGAGGtgttgtctgttactggggtctgtcatgggggtgttgtatgttactggggtctgtcatgggggtgttgtctgttactggggtctgtcatggGGGTGTTGTATGTTACTGGGGTCTGCCATGGGGGtgttgtctgttactggggtctgtcatgAGGGTTTTGTCTGTTACTGGAGTCTGTCATGGGGGTGTTGTCTGTTACTGGTGTCTATCatggaggtgttgtctgtttctgGGGTCTGTCATGGGGGAGCTGTCTGTTTCTGGGTCTGTCATGGGGGtgttgtctgttactggggtctgtcatgggggtgttgtctgttactggggtctgtcatggGGGTGTTGTCTGTTTCTGGGGTCTGTCATGGGGGTCAGGGTGTTGCCTAttactggggtctgtcatggGGAAGCTGTCTGTTACTGCGGTCTGTCactgaggtctgtcatgggggtgttgtctgtcactgaggtctgtcatgggggTGTTTCTGTTACTGAGGTCTGTCATGGAAGTGAGTCTGTTGACTGTGGTCCTGTTTGTTACTGGGTTCTATCATGGTTGTTCTGGCTGTTACTCTGGTCTGTCTTGAAGATGCTATTTGTTGCTATACTTTCCtaatggttttgggtcaccctgagctgcttgtgtattctttttttttttcttgtccaagccctatcccatagagccatatcaatccctgccatgcactgaggagaacCAACAGTTGGAAACAGGCTGGCtgtatgttgggttgatgtggcttggTAAATTTtggaagctataggcttgctatacaccagcagttctggatgtaagcctggcatcAGGGGCATtaagaaataatttgcatattcagtagggatgcattgtgggagccctcagtcactcacttaaagaggaacttcagcctaaacaaacataatgtcattaagttacattagttatgttaataaaatagataagtaatataatctcttacccaccattttaaaagaacaggcaaatgtttgatttcatgagagcagccatctttttggttgaaaggaggtgaccgggagcatgagacacagtttcaactgtcctgtgtgctgatcacccctcccagttgctaggcaacgtgaataacaacataggaaatcccatcatgctttgcacagcattaggggaaaaaagccAAGGCAGTTTCCTttggtgggtggagcttagctaaaaatgcagctaaaaatgatgctttggtaagaaaaactgctctgatgctgtgaaactgttaaagaaacaccaagccttttcagttctgctgagtagatttttagtctggaggttcactttaaagaaagcaAATCTGGACttccctggggctttctccagccccctgtagccgcaAGGTCCCTAGGCATCCTCTGGGTCTCCCCccgtggtcccgctggtggctccggtaTATATACGACTTTAGCCCATCCAGGCACCTGGCACGTCATCGCACCCATCGCTGCAATGGTCCTGCGCGTGCGCAGTACTCAAAAGACTGAATCGTGCATGCACAGGACCTTTACGGTGACGGCCGCAATGGCACTCCGGGTGCTTGGACAGGCTGCACATGGACAGGCCTCGCACACGCAACTTCAGTCGAAGTTGCCAGGTTTACGGAGCCACCAGTGGgaccatggaggggacccagaggacattgaggctacggggggctggaggaagctccaggtaagatcAGATTTGCTTTGTTTGCCGCTGCTCAGGATCCCTATTACACTTCctgaactggaaacaatatgacactcatatctgtgctaataatgttttatttcttagctgtactacacatacagataattatctcataagtttatttacacttcagattccctttaaatcccACTTGCTTATTGTATATAACTTGTTCTGAGCAGCTCCCCGGCCTATTAGGACGGTCGCCCAAACAGCTATTATGGGCAAGTTACAATTGCTGAGCGTAGAGCAATCCATATCACATATTTATAGAACCTCTGAACAATGCATATAGCAAGGGAAATGGTATTGATTTGCATTAATAACCCTGGACACACAGAACTTATAGATCAAGCATAATACACACATTTGCTTACTATACACCTTAGTGGACAAAAACCCTCACCTATCATATCCTGCAGTTTTCAGCAGAGAGCGGATTATCTTGAGTCGTGATTCTGGTTGTTCTCATTGCAGAAGTGAGTCAGATATGGGTGTGAGTGTCTCCAGCCCTGCTCAGAATAAACCTCGCCAGTCTCCTATAAATATTACCATCAGAAAAGCCAAGTATGACTCTTCTCTGAAGCCGCTCTGTGTCCAGTATGACCCGACTACGTCCCGAAGGCTTGTTAATGTGGGCCATTGCTTCAACTTAGAGTTTGATGACTCCAGTGACAGGTCAGGTATGTACAATATAGACTCAGAAGACATTAATAgaagtttaaaatgaaatacatgcATCAATCAGCCATAACATTGAAACCACTATTTTAAGCAGTTAGTGAACATCTCTAGAAGATGATGTATTAGATGCAGTAAACTGGCAAGTATGAGGAGCTGAGCACCTTACACAAGGTCCGAAATAACTAGTGTGCTAGATGACTAAGTTAGAGCCTGGCTGAAACAGGGTAATTACTGGTATGGAGCATTTGGTACCTACCAAAAATGGTCCAGAGACAACTAGTGATTCAGATACTGGGTTATGGGTGCCCAAGGCTAATTGTTGCACAAGCCAGCTTGTTTGGTCCAGTTGCACCgaagatcttctgcagcacaaatGACTAAAAATGTTGTTGGCCATAAGAGAAAGGTGTGACATAACACAAGAGGGATCAAAGCCTGCAGACCAGTCAGAGTACCCATGTCAAAAGTGCCTACAATGGGTTCATGAGCATGAGCATCAGAATGAGACCAGGCGGCAATGGAAGGTATCCTATTAGTCTAATGCATAAAaaacttaaagtgtatctgagacaaaaaaacatttatggatacctggggcttcctccagcccccttcatgctattggctccctcgccatcctcctggacAACCTAGATCCTCTGCTAGCTGCTCGGatgaatccttaaagagactctgtaacaaaattttcagccttatttcttctatcctataagttcctatacctgttctaatgtgttctgtcttactgcagcctttcctagttgcacagtggctgtattatctctgttatataacctaatcttctttcctttgtcagctttgtcgggctaaggcactCGGGCagaaatgtgctgctctgctgtgataggatagaaggtaTGCACACACtcaccacgccccctgcaggctctgtatgagtcacagactgagctcctctcagcctatcacaagctagttagcagccatgtcttttgtttgttaaCACTGccaaaaactggcaattacaagccaggattgcagcagggagtggcagaaacggcacagaggggcccaggagaacataatgaatagaatggtatgctttttattgtaagaatttcagagtacagattctctttcagtCCCACCAGTCAGCTATGTAATGCGCATgcatcaaaaaataaataaaaaaataacactgCGCTGCTACAAAATATCCTGAATAGTCTATATGATACACTTGGTGTTCagacctctagtgtttgaactCCAGATTTTGTCATATGACACGGAGAGAAGAAGACACATGGAGGAGACATGGAGAAAACAAGCCACTGGACACAACCGATTCAACCGATTGaaagtctgtgtacagtgtgtgggcagccaatagatccctctctgatcagattcgatcagagagagaagaATTTATTTGATGGTCTAactatctggtggccatctataagtgTCTGGCTCTCTTAAGCCTATCGGGCAAAGATATCTGTTGAATACTGCTAGTTGATAATGTGCCAAGAGGCAGTAGATTAACTGTGGCCCATTTTTACTGATCACTTTTATAGTGCTGAGTGAAGGCCCTTTGACCAGCTTTTACCGCCTACGACAATTCCATTTCCACTGGGGCTCATCAGACAGAGACGGCTCGGAACATGTGATAGATGGGAAAACCTACCCTGCTGAGGTAAGAGAGCCCTATACCAAGAGAAAATTATTATCACCATTGTTATGGATTAGAGATTAGAGGCTAATTTTCTGAGTTCATGAAGATTTAAAAGTAAGTCTtaaccccagtacagcgctgtcttggatcgcagcgctgtacatgctatTTAGACGGTGATcgttgctgggagactgaaggcggagcgccgctacacctaccaagcaggagatgcgcacacagcgtgtgtgcgatctcctgcaaaacgaagccccaggactttacgccaatcggcgttaggcggtcctggggctgccgtcgcggCCACGCCCGGTGGGCAAGCAGTTAAAGGTGCTCCTTACTTAAGTTAgagattaaagacactgaggttgatttactaagctgtgctgctacagcagcgctgcTTAATGACAACAGTGCTTGGTAATAATTCTCAGCGTACGTGATGCAGTCATAGCGTGCGCTGCTAAATTATGCCCTCCTCTGAAGGTTTAACAAGCACGTCATTAAACTTAATGAGCGCTCtaatgaatgcgaagtgtgcagagagtctatataggtgctgcacactgagctggtggtcatttcagatgcagccttagtggtatgcgctggcgttctcctcgctgttctaccaaatgtaagttacacatttttcttgcttagctgctcccgaggttttaaatttaggttaggtcacttgcccggaggtttgcctcaccgtggcgcaagtgtctagtataatatactttgcatgcaaaccatattggaagctaaagtacctcctagtttaataaatgttagcacttgtcttggatgcagggcatgcatttttcagtctgcctgtacgattaaccattcaattgcaacatgtgtttagggatgcgcagcctttccccccacctttcctctaATGAACCCGCCCGGAGCCCGGCaggtccagtagcttcaaagaacgatattcctgcactttgattgggcaTTCATTTTCTGAACGTTACAtagttgtgttaaaaaaaaaattgctgtagcagcttagtgaatcaacctcattgTGTTATTAACCTGAAAAAGAGGGTGAAATCCGAGAAATGCATTATTTGTTTTCGATGTCCAATAAATTATTCTTTAACTTTTTGGGGACCAACGtagtttgaatctacgtccagcaggtggtgctgctgccctaactggacgtagattcaaaagTCCATGATAACGAACcgccccgacgcgatcgtgcgcaccggagcGGTGagatcatatgacagctgacacctcccctcagtgatcagaagccatcgcgtatggcttctgatcacgtgatcactatgaacgccggcggatcatagtgatcacttacagagctgcaGCAGTAGGGGGGAAAGGAAGAGGATCTTCTCACCTTTCTGCCGTTCCCCCGACGATCCCTTCCCCTCTGGACGGCACCCCCGCTGTATTGACGTATGTAAAATGCctggtgcttaaagagactctgaagcgacttttaaaacagctttttaccttatattctacatgggcatgtttgcccctgctagaaCGCCGCTCTCCTGCGGCAGAACTAGGGGTCTTTACCCCTCAAATCCCCTCCGTAGTgcccggggatcgcttcctgcttgaggcagggctaacggccgaagccctgcctctcagcgcgtctatcagcactgatcgccgcctctccccgcccctctaagtcttccttcactgagaggggcgggggagaggcggagatccgccgctgatagacacgcatggaggcagagctacagccaaaagctctgcctccaggagcagcaaaatctacgaccaagttggtagtggattttgcagggggggatttggggggtaaagacccctcattcTGCCGCGGGAGGGCAGCGTTTATCACACTGGGGCTCCTCCTTCCACCCTGTAAAGTGTAGTCCGCCTGTTAAGGGTTATCCCTGCAACTGATATCCAGTGGTTCTAGTGGACCTTTTCGATTGGAGTGCGACCCAAGTCCGGAAGAGGGCTTTCCATCCATGTGGAGACGGTTTTCTTCACATGCTCTAAACAGTTTTGTTTCTAAGTTCTGTTTGAAAGTGgtattattgtttattatttttacttttatgaaaatactacactattgttgcTCCTGGTCGGTTTCTCTGTCTCTTTTTCTTTTCGTCCACTGGAGTTCCACACTGACCTTGTCATACCGGACACGCTCTTATTATTTTGGCAAAAGCAGTTGCTGTTGCTTTGCACTGACtcggttccaagctgcatatgatTTGCAACAACATTTGCATCAGCCTGTAAAATTAGCATTTCACTATCTATTACAGATGAATCATAAGTTATAACcttgtaacatttttattttttcatgctTAAAGCTGCACATCGTCCATTGGAATTCAGAGAAGTATGGTTCCTTTGAGGAAGCCACTAAGAACTGCGATGGCTTGGCAGTAGTAGCAGTACTGTTAAAGGTATTTTGACCACCTTgaatatgtgtttttatattaaCAATTTGCATAGAGttggaggcaggggcgtaacaataggggatgcagcccctgcacccgcggtGGGCCTGGGGCCCCTctggggcctgctcagggccattttggggggggcagaaggggtcgcAGTTTAAgcagtttaaacaggaagtagtgtgaagcacttagagatcagAACCTGCAGcattggatggaggtatgtgtccttcctgctgatgctgccagtgatagatgcaggaggggagagcccgaggtgagtggGAGGGGAGACTGTTCCCCCTTCCCACCGATGTGCGGCCACGCTTTCCTATCATGCTGCGACCTCTcctgctcaaattcttgcaggggggcccggtgacttcatgttacgcccctggttggaaGAGCCACTGGAGCAGGGTGCCACCCACCACGGCAAGACTCGCTATAAACGGGGGGgttgtaaagggggggggggttgtactgCACAGTATTAGCAAAATTGAGTAAGTATATAATAGGTAATGGTatagatggaacacggaagaggtgagtctgcATTCACTGCCCGCTGCTTTcattgctggaggggggagcgctgatGGGGGAGCCCAAGGTTAGAGGGGGGAGTCGGGGTGCCCTTCCCGCCGCTGTCTGTACCTGTTGCTCCCCattcctgcactgtgccccctcctgcccctacaCCCGGCCCTGATCGGTCCCCAGAGCTGTGCGCCCCCCTTGTTTTGCATGTGTGGGGTCtgctatacatggaagagaggctgAATTGCACAACACAGGTAGGTTGGTAGGGCTGCATCTGGAAGTGAGAGCGCTTTCAGcacatacagtagaatccctttatagtaatttccaagggaccaggcaaaatatcagaagtttactatatcagaaatggtcatactcaagcacataaagtatactatagtacttttttttcttttcaatgcttcagcaagtgagCACAGACAGTATCTAAGCTAGATGAAGATGCACAGTGCAACCACTTGCACAGGAAGAAATACTAGTTAATGCAGGTACGGTACTGATAGTACGCTCCTCTGtctacatttctgtgcagcctggaagattctgtagcattgcagccatgtacagcctggatgatactgtaacattgcagccatgcacaagcaagtcacagatgatagataattccctcagtaatcaaaaagcagcttacacaggaagcagaggTCTCACCTTTGAGGTAATCcatgcaggcccagagtagtgtgcagatagcgagcaTGCTCCAAGGCATACCTATGAACCTGCCGCCAGGATTTGGCCGCAGGATAAAGCCGATATATGGTTCacactgctcctgcacaagtcccggtggcgttaattactattccccctccaggccaccatggatagtggggaattatgtaatttggcttccagctattgctgggggccgaattacagtgttttaaaagtaatttgagctctGTCTTTTGAGTGCAGCTATAGCCGTATCAcaacctatggtggcgccagctgcgcccaaatctcctgcgctgttttaacagCGCTCGGCTACAAGTGGCAGCCAGCAGGCTCATGGGTCTCTGCGACTGACGTATGATGTATGCAcctgcccactttccactatagctgtACTGTATACAGAATtccacaggtttactataacataaGTTGTATTACATCAAGGTTTACTGTACCAGACGTTACTCATACACGTATAATGATGCTTAACTGGGATCTGGGCAttcagtttactataccagaagcTTTATTATATCACAGTTTACTAAAACGAGATAATACTCTATAAAGAAAAGATTGCAGTACATGGAACAAGGATGCAGCACAAAATATAATAAGAATtcaaaataaatgtattaatttgACCTTGATTTTGATCAACAGCTTTGTACTTTTGAGGAAGGAATGTCTGCCACAGGAAGATCAATACATCTAGTTATAGCAGCGGGTATTAGAGATGTTCAAAATGTCCTTCCATAATGAATGAATATTTTTAGCCTGCAAGTAAACAACCTAATAAAACATATTATTAAAATGATACAAGATGCTGTACTTAGTTTAATTGACTTCCTGTATCCGCAAAGCTTAGTTTAGATCAGGTCATATTTTCTTTGCACTTTGGTAATGACACATTTGTTATTATTACAGCTGAAATGGTAATTAACGTCGTGTACCTGAACTGTGTATTTAATTGCAGATTggagatgcaaatcctgcaatacaaagTCTAATCGATCATCTGGATGAAATAAAAACAAGGGTAAGTTTTACAAATATGGCTAAGCTGGAAGAGAAGATAAGCTGGAAGCTggaagagatatctggatatgtGTTGTATCCTGATGCT from Hyperolius riggenbachi isolate aHypRig1 chromosome 5, aHypRig1.pri, whole genome shotgun sequence encodes the following:
- the LOC137519012 gene encoding carbonic anhydrase 13-like isoform X1 gives rise to the protein MGVSVSSPAQNKPRQSPINITIRKAKYDSSLKPLCVQYDPTTSRRLVNVGHCFNLEFDDSSDRSVLSEGPLTSFYRLRQFHFHWGSSDRDGSEHVIDGKTYPAELHIVHWNSEKYGSFEEATKNCDGLAVVAVLLKIGDANPAIQSLIDHLDEIKTRSKECSLAKFNATDLLPKDIIYWTYLGSLTTSPFLECVTWIVLQEAITVSSEQLQHFRELRCSSEAEKPEFVLENHRKLQPLEGRIIRSSCKNTGHRP